In Micromonospora sp. WMMA1363, a genomic segment contains:
- the erm gene encoding 23S ribosomal RNA methyltransferase Erm → MAPYSEYRRARRAYGQNLLADPRAIRTVLAAAEIKPDVLVYEVGAGRGHLTTALLDSGARVVAYEVDPAMSAALPIHPRLRVNGDFLAADPPGERFAVVGNIPYALTAAVVDWCLTAGSMTTATLLVQWEYARKRTGDYGRWSRLTIATWPMIGWRLAGRIPRTAFRPVPRVDGGVLQLTRRAAPLVPASAMSAYERMVDVGFRGVGGSLQASLEGRYRGVASAFRAARIPPDRPVGEVWPEQWLTVFRLLHRRRTDSFG, encoded by the coding sequence ATGGCGCCCTACTCCGAGTACCGCCGCGCCCGCCGCGCGTACGGACAGAACCTTCTCGCCGACCCACGGGCCATCCGCACCGTGCTGGCCGCAGCCGAGATCAAACCCGACGTCCTCGTGTACGAGGTGGGCGCCGGACGCGGCCACCTCACCACCGCGTTGCTGGACTCCGGTGCCCGCGTTGTCGCCTACGAGGTGGATCCGGCGATGTCCGCCGCGCTCCCAATCCACCCCCGGTTGCGGGTGAACGGCGACTTCCTGGCAGCCGACCCGCCCGGAGAACGGTTCGCGGTGGTCGGGAACATCCCGTACGCGCTGACCGCCGCGGTGGTCGACTGGTGCCTCACGGCCGGCTCGATGACCACGGCCACGCTGCTCGTGCAGTGGGAATACGCCCGCAAACGTACCGGCGACTACGGACGTTGGAGCCGGCTGACGATCGCCACCTGGCCGATGATCGGTTGGCGGTTGGCCGGGCGGATTCCGCGCACCGCGTTCCGGCCGGTGCCACGGGTCGACGGCGGCGTACTGCAGCTGACCCGACGGGCGGCACCACTGGTGCCGGCGAGCGCGATGTCCGCGTACGAACGGATGGTGGATGTGGGTTTCCGTGGGGTCGGAGGGTCGTTGCAGGCGTCGCTGGAAGGACGCTATCGCGGCGTGGCGAGTGCGTTCCGTGCGGCCCGGATCCCACCGGATCGCCCGGTCGGTGAGGTGTGGCCGGAACAGTGGTTGACCGTGTTCCGGCTGCTACATCGCCGCCGGACCGACTCGTTCGGCTAG
- the paaA gene encoding 1,2-phenylacetyl-CoA epoxidase subunit PaaA translates to MYGNDFPAEDASGGLLDEVEAAEVALREAAERGRRGAAPGEDLATYFAEVIDADQKIEPRDWMPEAYRKTLIRQIAQHAHSEIIGMQPEGNWITRAPSLKRKAILLAKVQDEAGHGLYLYAAAETLGASRDELVDLLLAGRQKYSSIFNYPTLTWADVGAIGWLVDGAAIVNQVPLCRCSYGPYARAMIRVCKEESFHQRQGYEILHTLAHGTATQKAMAQDAVDRWWYPSLAMFGPPDGESTHSAQSMAWKIKRFSNDELRQRFVDMCVQQTEVLGLTLPDPGLRWNEERQAYDFTQPDYDELMRVIKGDGPCNRQRTERRRRAHAEGAWVRAAAAAYATKQRKKEKVVA, encoded by the coding sequence ATGTATGGCAATGACTTCCCCGCCGAGGACGCGTCCGGCGGACTCCTCGACGAGGTCGAGGCGGCCGAGGTGGCGTTGCGGGAGGCCGCCGAGCGGGGGCGGCGTGGCGCCGCCCCCGGCGAGGACCTGGCGACGTACTTCGCCGAGGTCATCGACGCCGACCAAAAGATCGAGCCGCGGGACTGGATGCCGGAGGCGTACCGGAAGACGCTGATCAGGCAGATCGCCCAACATGCCCATTCCGAGATCATCGGAATGCAGCCCGAGGGTAACTGGATCACCCGCGCGCCCTCGCTCAAGCGCAAGGCGATCCTGCTCGCCAAGGTGCAGGACGAGGCCGGGCACGGCCTCTACCTCTACGCCGCCGCCGAGACCCTGGGGGCCAGCCGGGACGAACTGGTCGACCTACTGCTGGCCGGCCGGCAGAAGTACAGTTCGATCTTCAACTACCCCACCCTCACCTGGGCTGACGTGGGTGCCATCGGGTGGCTGGTGGACGGCGCGGCGATCGTCAACCAGGTGCCGCTCTGTCGCTGCTCGTACGGGCCGTACGCGCGGGCGATGATCCGGGTCTGCAAGGAGGAGTCGTTCCACCAGCGGCAGGGCTACGAGATCCTGCACACCCTGGCACACGGCACCGCGACGCAGAAGGCGATGGCCCAGGACGCGGTCGACCGGTGGTGGTACCCGTCGCTGGCCATGTTCGGCCCGCCGGACGGCGAGTCCACCCACTCCGCCCAGTCCATGGCCTGGAAGATCAAGCGTTTCTCGAACGACGAGCTGCGCCAGCGCTTCGTCGACATGTGTGTGCAGCAGACCGAGGTGCTCGGCCTCACCCTGCCGGACCCCGGCCTGCGCTGGAACGAGGAGCGTCAGGCGTACGACTTCACCCAGCCCGACTACGACGAGCTGATGCGGGTGATCAAGGGCGACGGGCCGTGTAACCGGCAGCGGACGGAGCGCCGTCGCCGCGCCCACGCCGAGGGCGCCTGGGTCCGTGCGGCCGCCGCCGCCTACGCGACCAAGCAGCGGAAGAAGGAGAAGGTGGTCGCGTGA
- a CDS encoding menaquinone biosynthesis protein, producing the protein MVEHVARPRVGHIQFLNCLPIYWGLMRSGALIDVDLHKDSPDRLSAALVAGDLDIGPITLVEYLRHADDLLLLPDLAVGSDGPVLSVNIVSTRPLGELHHGRRVALGSTSRTGVLLARLLLAERYGVDPEYFRCPPDLTQMLLEADAGVLIGDVALRALHEAPGRGLTVVDLGQAWREWTGLPMVFAVWAVRRDFAAAHPGLVKGVHEAFLRSRDLCLAELDQVAEAAARWEPFDAATLATYFRALDFSLGDRQVAGLREFARRAAGAGAAPKLPSDGPAFFAG; encoded by the coding sequence ATGGTCGAGCACGTCGCGCGCCCCCGGGTCGGACACATTCAGTTCCTGAACTGCCTGCCGATCTACTGGGGGCTGATGCGGTCGGGTGCTCTGATCGACGTCGACCTGCACAAGGACTCGCCGGACCGGCTGAGCGCCGCCCTGGTCGCCGGTGACCTGGACATCGGCCCGATCACCCTGGTCGAATACCTGCGCCACGCCGACGACCTGCTGCTCCTGCCCGACCTGGCGGTGGGCAGCGACGGACCGGTGCTGTCGGTCAACATCGTCTCCACCCGGCCGCTGGGTGAGTTGCACCACGGGCGGCGGGTCGCGCTCGGGTCGACCTCGCGGACCGGCGTGCTGCTGGCCCGGCTGCTACTCGCCGAGCGGTACGGGGTGGATCCCGAGTACTTCCGCTGCCCGCCGGACCTGACGCAGATGCTGCTGGAGGCGGACGCGGGGGTGCTGATCGGCGATGTGGCGCTGCGCGCCCTCCACGAGGCGCCGGGACGCGGCCTCACGGTCGTCGACCTCGGGCAGGCCTGGCGCGAGTGGACCGGTCTCCCGATGGTCTTCGCCGTCTGGGCGGTACGCCGGGACTTCGCCGCCGCCCATCCGGGTCTGGTCAAGGGGGTGCACGAGGCGTTCCTGCGGTCCCGGGACCTCTGCCTGGCCGAGCTGGACCAGGTCGCCGAGGCGGCCGCGCGCTGGGAGCCGTTCGACGCGGCGACGCTGGCGACGTACTTCCGTGCGCTCGACTTCAGCCTCGGTGACCGGCAGGTGGCCGGCCTGCGCGAGTTCGCCCGCCGCGCCGCCGGTGCGGGCGCCGCCCCGAAGCTCCCCAGCGACGGTCCCGCCTTCTTCGCCGGCTGA
- the paaB gene encoding 1,2-phenylacetyl-CoA epoxidase subunit PaaB has product MSRERVERADRLEAGDPAPLWEVFVRARRGLSHTHVGSLHAPDAELALRNARDLYTRRQEGVSIWVVPAGAITASSPDEKDAFFDPAADKVYRHPTFYDVPDGVAHL; this is encoded by the coding sequence GTGAGTCGCGAGCGTGTCGAGCGAGCCGATCGGCTCGAGGCGGGCGATCCCGCGCCGCTGTGGGAGGTCTTCGTCCGGGCCCGGCGCGGGCTGTCGCACACCCACGTCGGTAGCCTCCACGCGCCCGACGCGGAGCTGGCCCTGCGTAACGCCCGGGATCTCTACACCCGCCGCCAGGAGGGGGTTTCGATCTGGGTGGTGCCGGCCGGCGCCATCACCGCATCCAGCCCGGACGAGAAGGACGCCTTCTTCGACCCGGCCGCCGACAAGGTCTACCGCCATCCCACCTTCTACGACGTGCCGGACGGGGTGGCGCACCTGTGA
- the paaD gene encoding 1,2-phenylacetyl-CoA epoxidase subunit PaaD, producing MTTPRAAVAAVVDPEIRVITIDELGILRSVDHEPATGRVVVTITPTYTGCPAMDVIRADIRRALAAAGHPDVEIQTIHSPAWSTDWISAAGRAKLAAAGIAPPAPARRVGAVPVTLAVRCPRCGSPETEQISRFGSTACKALWRCRSCSEPFDHLKAL from the coding sequence GTGACCACGCCCCGGGCGGCCGTCGCGGCGGTGGTGGATCCGGAGATCCGGGTGATCACCATCGACGAGCTCGGCATCCTGCGGTCGGTCGACCACGAGCCGGCCACCGGCCGGGTCGTCGTGACCATCACCCCCACCTACACCGGCTGCCCGGCGATGGACGTGATCCGCGCGGACATCCGGCGGGCGCTGGCCGCCGCCGGCCACCCCGACGTCGAGATCCAGACGATCCACAGTCCGGCCTGGAGCACCGACTGGATCTCGGCGGCCGGCCGGGCCAAGCTCGCCGCCGCGGGGATCGCCCCGCCGGCACCGGCCCGGCGCGTCGGCGCCGTGCCGGTGACCCTGGCCGTGCGCTGCCCGCGTTGCGGCTCGCCGGAGACCGAACAGATCAGCCGGTTCGGCTCCACCGCGTGCAAGGCGCTCTGGCGTTGCCGGTCCTGCTCCGAACCCTTCGACCACCTGAAGGCACTGTGA
- the paaC gene encoding 1,2-phenylacetyl-CoA epoxidase subunit PaaC, with translation MSGPFDFTLRLGDDALIAAQRLAEWSTHAPEMEEDIALSNIALDQLGAARLLLAYAGELEGAGRGEDELAFLRDDRELRNCLLVELPNGDFAVTMAKLLFLAAYQLPLYTALAGCADERLAAIGGKAHKESAYHLDHASLWVRRLGDGTEESHRRMQAAVDEVWPYAHELFTTDPTAPVDPASLRADFDATVTAVLDEATLTVPQTSWAPAGGRDGVHTEHLSYLLAEMQVLHRTHPGAKW, from the coding sequence GTGAGCGGTCCTTTCGACTTCACCCTCCGCCTCGGCGACGACGCGCTGATCGCGGCGCAGCGGCTCGCCGAGTGGTCCACCCACGCACCGGAGATGGAGGAGGACATCGCACTGTCCAACATCGCCCTCGACCAGCTCGGCGCGGCGCGCCTGCTGCTGGCGTACGCAGGCGAGTTGGAGGGCGCCGGGCGGGGCGAGGACGAGCTGGCGTTCCTCCGCGACGACCGGGAGTTGCGGAACTGTCTCCTGGTCGAACTGCCCAACGGCGACTTCGCGGTGACCATGGCGAAGCTGCTCTTCCTGGCGGCGTACCAGCTCCCGCTCTACACGGCGCTGGCCGGCTGCGCCGACGAGCGGCTGGCGGCGATCGGCGGCAAGGCCCACAAGGAGTCGGCGTACCACCTCGACCACGCCTCGCTCTGGGTGCGACGACTCGGCGACGGCACCGAGGAGTCCCACCGGCGGATGCAGGCGGCGGTCGACGAGGTGTGGCCGTACGCCCACGAGCTGTTCACCACGGATCCGACCGCGCCGGTCGACCCGGCCAGCCTGCGGGCCGACTTCGACGCGACTGTGACGGCGGTGCTCGACGAGGCGACGTTGACGGTCCCGCAGACGTCCTGGGCCCCGGCCGGCGGCCGGGACGGAGTGCACACCGAGCACCTGTCGTACCTGCTCGCCGAGATGCAGGTGCTGCACCGCACCCACCCGGGGGCGAAGTGGTGA